One genomic window of Streptomonospora nanhaiensis includes the following:
- the cobA gene encoding uroporphyrinogen-III C-methyltransferase, with product MTYLLGLRMEGRAALVVGGGRVAQRRVPVLLESGADVTLVAPEATATLEGLAGAGRITWLRRAYAPGDIRDGALGRFWLVHAATDSAEVNAAVAAEAEAERVWCVRADDRHASAAWTPASGSASGVTVGVVANGDPRRAAGLRDAVLDGLSDGTLDARRGREHHRGVALVGGGPGDPGLITVRGRQLLAQADVVVVDRLAPASLLDRLPGDVEIVDAAKIPYGRSMTQEDINRVLVERARAGKFVVRLKGGDSFLFGRGGEEAAACAAAGVPVTVVPGITSALAAPAAAGIPVTHRGVAQDVHVVSGHVAPGDPRSTVDWAALAAGGGTIVALMAVERLEAIAEALITHGRSPDTPVAAVQEATLPTQRTVRATLGTVGRAVRDSAIRPPAVIVIGEVVNLAGELDILQTGREGPGARGAASADPAVGDPPEGNRVL from the coding sequence GTGACGTATCTCCTCGGCCTGCGGATGGAGGGGCGCGCGGCCCTGGTCGTCGGCGGCGGCCGGGTCGCCCAGCGGCGCGTCCCCGTGCTGCTGGAGTCCGGCGCCGACGTCACCCTGGTGGCCCCCGAGGCCACCGCCACCCTTGAGGGCCTGGCCGGCGCCGGGCGCATCACCTGGCTGCGCCGCGCCTACGCACCCGGCGACATCCGCGACGGCGCGCTGGGCCGCTTCTGGCTCGTGCACGCCGCCACCGACTCCGCCGAGGTCAACGCCGCCGTCGCGGCCGAGGCCGAGGCCGAGCGCGTGTGGTGCGTGCGCGCCGACGACCGCCACGCCTCGGCCGCCTGGACCCCGGCCAGCGGCAGCGCCTCCGGTGTCACCGTGGGGGTGGTCGCCAACGGCGACCCCCGCCGCGCCGCCGGGCTGCGCGACGCCGTGCTGGACGGGCTCTCCGACGGCACCCTCGACGCCCGCCGGGGCCGCGAACACCACCGCGGCGTGGCCCTGGTCGGCGGCGGGCCCGGCGACCCCGGGCTGATCACCGTGCGCGGCCGCCAGCTCCTGGCCCAGGCCGACGTCGTGGTCGTCGACCGGCTGGCCCCCGCCTCGCTGCTGGACCGCCTGCCCGGCGACGTCGAGATCGTCGACGCCGCCAAGATCCCCTACGGCCGGTCGATGACCCAGGAGGACATAAACCGCGTCCTGGTCGAGCGCGCCCGGGCGGGCAAGTTCGTCGTGCGGCTCAAGGGCGGCGACTCCTTCCTGTTCGGCCGCGGCGGCGAGGAGGCCGCGGCCTGCGCCGCCGCCGGGGTCCCCGTCACCGTCGTGCCCGGCATCACCAGCGCGCTCGCCGCGCCCGCCGCCGCCGGCATCCCCGTCACCCACCGGGGCGTCGCCCAGGACGTGCACGTGGTCTCCGGCCACGTCGCGCCCGGCGACCCCCGCTCCACGGTCGACTGGGCCGCGCTGGCCGCCGGAGGGGGCACCATCGTGGCGCTGATGGCGGTGGAGCGCCTTGAGGCCATCGCCGAAGCGCTGATCACCCACGGCCGCTCGCCCGACACCCCGGTGGCGGCGGTGCAGGAGGCCACCCTCCCCACCCAGCGCACGGTCCGGGCGACCCTGGGCACCGTCGGGCGCGCCGTCCGCGACTCCGCGATCCGGCCGCCCGCCGTGATCGTGATCGGAGAAGTGGTCAACCTGGCCGGGGAACTTGACATACTGCAGACGGGGCGTGAAGGGCCGGGGGCGCGGGGCGCCGCCTCCGCCGATCCCGCCGTCGGCGACCCACCCGAGGGGAACCGGGTCTTGTGA